The region TGGGCCGGGGTCTGCCACAGCGCCCGCCAGCGCCGCCACACGCCGGGCTGCGGGGCGTCCAGCAATTCCGCGTCGGCCCAGGTCTGACCGCCGTCGCCGCTGAATTCCACCCGCGTCACGTTGCCGTTGCCCGTCCAGGCCGCGCCCGTAACCTCACAGCTGCTGTCCGCCTTGACCGCGTCGTGCGGGGCCGGGCGGGCGATCTGTGCCTTGACCAGCATGGCGTTGATCGGCACCATCTGCGGCGAGAGGCCATCTCTGAAGGCCCAGAACGAATAGTCCACCGTCTGGAAGAAGCCCTGATACGGCGTCCCCGTCACGTGCAGGGTGGTCAGCCATTTGACGGCGGCCATGCCGTACCAGCCGGGCACCACCGCGCGCACAGGAAAGCCGTGATCGCGGGTCAGCGGTTGCCCGTTCATGGCGTAGGCCAGCAGCACGTCGTCCAGCGCCTTGCTCAGTGGCAGGCTGCGGGCGTAATGGATCTCGCCCGGCGTCCTTCCCGGATCGGTCAGGGTACCGCAGTCGGCGCCCTCCAGCACCACCTCCAGCGCCCCGGGCGTCACGCCGGCCCGCTCCAGCACGTCGCTCAGGCGCACGCCCGTCCACTCGGCGGTGCCCACCGCGCCCAGATCCCACTGCACGCCCGGCCTGCGGGGCGACAGGTACAGGCGGCCATTGCCTGCGCATTCCATGGTGGCGGTCAGCGTGTGGGGCGGCATGGCCTTCAGATCCTCGAGCGAGAGTTCCAACGGTGAATCCACCAGACCGCCAAGCCGCAGCCGCCAGTCCTGGGCGTTCAGCTCAGGTGCGGGGAAATGGCTGCGGACATAGTGCCCCGCGCCCGACGTGATGCGTTCGTCCAGGGTATGAAAGGGCATTTCGAGGTTGGGCGGTGACGCCTGCCGCACGATCAGGGCGGCGGGGCGAGGCGTTGAGGACATGGTCATGGAGCCTCCTGAACAGGGGAGATGGGGGCGTCTTGGCGCAGCGTGGGTTCCAGTCTGCATCGTTTCACATGAATGAGGACAGGCCGGGAAGGTCAGGTCTTCCTCGGCCTGTCGCGCGGCAACCGGAACCGCGACACCTTCAGATCACATGCACCGGAATGCCCGTCAACTCACCCGCGACGGGCTGAACGACCCCGCCGTCGAACGCTTCCATCTCCGAGGCTTCCTCGAACCAGCTGCGCGGCGTCCTGGCCCCCCACAGCGTCTGGCGTCTGGGATCATCGCGCAGCCAGCGGATCGGCTCGAAGTCGGGATCGACCGTGATGTAGTCACTGGTGTACAGCTCGATGCGGTGGCCGTCCGGGTCACGAATGTAGAGAAAAAAGGCGTTGGACACGCCGTGCCGCCCCGGCCCGCGCTCGATACGTTCGGGCTGACGCGCCCCCGCCAGGATGTCGCAGGTGCGCAGGATGGACATGGCGTCGGGCATCCAGTAGGCCCAGTGGTGCAGGCGGGGGCCGGGGCCGTTGGTCAGCGCCAGGTCATGCACGCCGCCGCGCCGCTGAATCCAGGCGGCCCAGTAGCGTTCCTGCTCGTCCACGGTGTACTCGGACAATCTGAATCCAAGCGTGTCTAGGTACCAGCGCATGGTCTGTTCCACGTCGGGCACCATCACGTTGACGTGATCGACGCGTTGCAGCCCCGGCCCCCGGTGCAGGTGGAAGTCCTGCAACAGCCATGGGTACTTCTGGCTCACGTGGTAGAAGGCCACCGGAATCCCAAACGGGTCTTGCAGCCGCAGCAGGCGCGGGCGGTCCAGTTCCTCCTCCCAGCGGTAGGGAAGACCCTCACGCTCGGCCAGGGCCACCAGCGCGTCCAGATCGGCCTCGCCGTTCACGCGGTACGCCAAGTGACGCACGGTGGAGGTGCCTTTTTCCTCCAGCTTGAGCGTCCATTCGCGGTCTTCCACGCCGCGCAGGTACAGCGCGCCTGGTTCCTCGTGCAGGATGTTCATGCCCAGCAGATCGACGTAGAACTCGCGGCTGGCCGCCAGATTCTTGACTGTGAAGACGGCGTGGGCGATGCGGATGAGGTTGGGCCGGATGGTGTGTTCAGTCATCCGCCGCCACCGCCTCTTTACGGTCTTCACGCTCCAGGAAGGCGTGGATACGTTCCACGTAGGGCTGCTTGTCGAAGACCTCGTACAGCGCCGAGTGCATCCGCACCGGATCGCCGAAGAAGTAGCGCTCGTAGAGGGTCTGCCGTCCGGCGAAGCTGCTCATGGACATGTCCCAGGCCAGTCGGAACAGCTTGAGGCGTTCCTCTGCGGTGGCGCGGCCCGCCTGCAGGTACTTGGCGATCTGCGGCCCCAGCGGCCCCTCGCGGTCGGCCTTGCTGGGCATCATGATGATGCCGGACGCGCCCAGCAGTTGCAGCAGCTCGGGCAGGCGGGCGTGGTTGGCAGGGTAGTAGTTGCGCGCGGCGTCCAGCGGGCCGCGCGCCGGGGTCATCACGCCGTACTTGTTGAGCTCCGCGCCGGCCAGCGCCGCCGCCTCCAGGCCCTTCATGATTTCCAGCATCACGATGATCTCGGCCACCTTGCTCTGAACGTGCTGGAACCCCCCGCTGCCGATGGCGTCCACGATGCTCTGCGCGGTGCCCAGGAAGGCTTCCGTTTTGGCGATCTTGAGGTTGACCACCTGATAGGCCATATGCAGCACGGCGTCGGTGCCGGCGTAGGCCTTGTTCGCCAGTTCCACGTCGTACAGCAGGAACACGCGCTCCCAGGGCACCAGCACGTCGTCGAAGATCACGAAGGCGTCCTGCTCGTCGAAGCGGCTGGCCAGCGGGTGGTCTTCGGGATCACGGCCCACGTCAATGGGCTCTCGGCACTGGAAGCTCAGGCCCGGCGTGTTGGTGGGAATGCCGAAGCCCATCGCGTAGCGGCTCTTGTCGGCGTTTTCCTTGAGGACGGTGGAGGGGAAGATTAGAATCTCGTCGGCAATCGGCAGCGTCGCCATCATCCGCGCGCCACGCACGATCACGCCCGCGTCGGTTTCCTCCACCACACCCAGGGCGATGTAGGGATCAGGCATCTCGGACGCCTGCTTGGCGCGGTTGACCTGCGGGTTGGTCAGCGCGTGCGTCAGGCACAGGTCGTTGTCGCGCACGAACTCGTAATAGCGGCGCATGTTGGCGGCGAAGTCGCGGTTCTCGCTGCCGGGACGGCTGGCGTCGCACCCCCCGAAATAGTCCGCGCCCATCCCCGCCGCCATCACGTTGGCGTTCATGTAGTCCGGCGCGCGGCCCAGGAAACCCAGCGAGTAGTTGGCGCGGATGCGGTGCGCCTCGCCAATCTTTTTCAGGTCATCTTTGCTGCGCGGCACCATGAAGCTGATGGGGTGGCGTTCGCCGCCGTCCTCGTAGGTCAGCGCGTCGCGCAAGTCGGGCTGGTGTTGCAGGTCATACAGCCCGGCCAGCGACTGGCACATGTTGCGGGTCGAAGGATGCGTGGTGGGATCTTCCACCCGCTGGCCGTCGATATAGAGGGTGGGCGGTTTCTTCTGAAGGCGATCCAGAAACTGTTTTCCAGTGATGGCGGCCATGGTCAGTGCTCCTTTCCGGCGGAGCCGGACGGAAATGGCGTGAGGTTCAGGCGGTGGCCGAGGTTCCTGCCGCTCATTCCGCGAGCCGCCCGTCGATCCTGTCCCGCTCCGGCTGCGGCTTGCCGACGCCCAGCCGCGCCGTCTTGTGCGTGCCCAGCGAGATGGCGATGTTCTTCGTTTCCATGTAGAAGTCGAAGCTGTAGTCGCCGCCGTCGCGCCCGATGCCGCTGTTCTTGACGCCGCCGAAGGGCGTGGGCAGGTGGCGCACGTTTTCACTGTTGACCCAGACCATGCCCGCTTCCAGGCTCTGCGCGAAGCGGTGGGCGCGGGTCAGATCGTTCGTCCACAGGTACCCGGCCAGACCGTACTGCACGTCGTTGGCAAGGGCCAACGCATCCGCTTCGTCGGTGAAGGGAATCGCCGTCAGCACCGGCCCGAAGATTTCTTCCTGCGCGATTCGCATGTCGTTGCGGGCATCCACGAACAGGGTGGGGGAGACGAAGTTGCCTTCCCCTCCGACGCGCCCGCCCCCGGCGGCAATCGTCGCGCCGTCCTTCTTCGCCTGATCGAAATAGCCCATGACCTTCTCAAAGTGGCGCGGATGAACGAGGGGGCCGACTTCGGTGTCGGGATCGAGGGGATCGCCCACGCGGATGTTCTTCGCGCGCTCGGCAATGCGGGCGGTGAACTCGTCGTAGATGCCGTCCTGAATCAGCACGCGGCTGCTGCTGGTGCAGCGTTCGCCGTTGAGGCTGTAGATCATGAACACCACGGCGTCCAGGGCCTTGTCCAGATCGGCGTCGTCGAAGACCACCACCGGATTCTTGCCGCCCAGCTCAAAATGCACGCGCTTGAGGGTATCGGCCCCCTGCCGCATGATGTGACTGCCGGTGGTGGTCTCGCCCACGAAGGCCACCGCCTTGATCAGCGGGTGTTCGGTCAACGCCTTGCCCGCGCTCTCGCCGAAGCCGTGGACGAGGTTGTGGACGCCCCCCGGCAGCCCCGCCTCGTCCATGATCTCGGCCAGCAGCGTGGCAGTGACCGGACTCCACTCGGCGGGTTTGTGCACCACCGTGCAACCGGCGGCCAGCGCCGGGGCAATTTTCCAGGTGGACAGCATGAACGGCGTGTTCCACGGCGTAATCACCCCCACGGGGCCGATAGGCTGACGCAGGGTGTAGTTGATAAAGCCGGGGGCGGGCAGGCTCTGGCCGTCTGCCGCGCCGGGCGCGCGGTCTGCGAAGAAGCGGAAGTTCTCCGCGCCGCGCGTGGCCGCCGATTTCATGAAGCGAATGGCCTGCCCGGTGTCGATGCTTTCCAGCACCGCGATTTCCTGCGCCCGCGCCTCGATCAAGTCGGCCACCCGGTGCAGAATCTTCCTGCGTTCCTGCCCACTGACCTCGCGCCACGTCTGGAAGGCGTCGTGGGCGGCGCGGGCAGCCCGGTCAATGTCGCTGGCGTCGCCGCTGGCCACCGTCGTCAGCAGCGAGTTGTCCACCGGGGAGTGCGTCTCGAAGGTCTCGCCGCCGTGCGAGTCGGCCCACTGGCCGCCGATGAAATGTTTTAAGCCCTGACGGAGTCGGCTGTTCCGAAGGTCTGCGGCGAGTTCATGATTCGGCTGGGGTGCGGTCTGGGTCATTTTCACTCCTTGAGAGGCTTCACTGGGGCTTCCTTGGGGGCGTCACCGTCCGTCCCACTCGCCTTCCTTGCTCTCCTTGCCCTGAATGGGTTCGGCGTCCTCGTCCTCCTCGACGATGTCGTTGATCAGCGTGCCCAGCCCTTCCACTTCCAGGGTCATGACATCGCCGGGACGGACGTGGGAGATGCCCTTGGGCGTGCCGGTCAGGATCACGTCGTCTTTTTGCAGCGTCATGAAGCGCGAGATGTGCTCGATCAACTCGGGAATGGAAAAGATCATGTCGCGCGTGCTGCCTTCCTGCCGCAGTTCGCCGTTCACATGCGCGGTCAGTTTCAGATCGTGCGGATCGGCGATCTCGTCGGCCGTCACGTAGTACGGCCCCAGCGGCCCGAAAGTGTCCCAGCCCTTGCCGCGCATCGGGGGGCGGAAGGTGTTGGTCACGTAGTCGCGCACCACGAGGTCATTGCCGATGGTGTAGCCGCCCACGTAATCCATGGCGTCGTGGGCCTTCACGCGCCGGGCGTCGCGCCCGATGATCACGCCCAGTTCCA is a window of Deinococcus radiopugnans ATCC 19172 DNA encoding:
- a CDS encoding sulfite oxidase — translated: MTMSSTPRPAALIVRQASPPNLEMPFHTLDERITSGAGHYVRSHFPAPELNAQDWRLRLGGLVDSPLELSLEDLKAMPPHTLTATMECAGNGRLYLSPRRPGVQWDLGAVGTAEWTGVRLSDVLERAGVTPGALEVVLEGADCGTLTDPGRTPGEIHYARSLPLSKALDDVLLAYAMNGQPLTRDHGFPVRAVVPGWYGMAAVKWLTTLHVTGTPYQGFFQTVDYSFWAFRDGLSPQMVPINAMLVKAQIARPAPHDAVKADSSCEVTGAAWTGNGNVTRVEFSGDGGQTWADAELLDAPQPGVWRRWRALWQTPAQPGPVTLLARASDSAGRTQEDGYDAGRGGYMINFPLPITVHVQTGEA
- the hpaD gene encoding 3,4-dihydroxyphenylacetate 2,3-dioxygenase; the protein is MTEHTIRPNLIRIAHAVFTVKNLAASREFYVDLLGMNILHEEPGALYLRGVEDREWTLKLEEKGTSTVRHLAYRVNGEADLDALVALAEREGLPYRWEEELDRPRLLRLQDPFGIPVAFYHVSQKYPWLLQDFHLHRGPGLQRVDHVNVMVPDVEQTMRWYLDTLGFRLSEYTVDEQERYWAAWIQRRGGVHDLALTNGPGPRLHHWAYWMPDAMSILRTCDILAGARQPERIERGPGRHGVSNAFFLYIRDPDGHRIELYTSDYITVDPDFEPIRWLRDDPRRQTLWGARTPRSWFEEASEMEAFDGGVVQPVAGELTGIPVHVI
- the hpaB gene encoding 4-hydroxyphenylacetate 3-monooxygenase, oxygenase component; the protein is MAAITGKQFLDRLQKKPPTLYIDGQRVEDPTTHPSTRNMCQSLAGLYDLQHQPDLRDALTYEDGGERHPISFMVPRSKDDLKKIGEAHRIRANYSLGFLGRAPDYMNANVMAAGMGADYFGGCDASRPGSENRDFAANMRRYYEFVRDNDLCLTHALTNPQVNRAKQASEMPDPYIALGVVEETDAGVIVRGARMMATLPIADEILIFPSTVLKENADKSRYAMGFGIPTNTPGLSFQCREPIDVGRDPEDHPLASRFDEQDAFVIFDDVLVPWERVFLLYDVELANKAYAGTDAVLHMAYQVVNLKIAKTEAFLGTAQSIVDAIGSGGFQHVQSKVAEIIVMLEIMKGLEAAALAGAELNKYGVMTPARGPLDAARNYYPANHARLPELLQLLGASGIIMMPSKADREGPLGPQIAKYLQAGRATAEERLKLFRLAWDMSMSSFAGRQTLYERYFFGDPVRMHSALYEVFDKQPYVERIHAFLEREDRKEAVAADD
- the hpaE gene encoding 5-carboxymethyl-2-hydroxymuconate semialdehyde dehydrogenase, giving the protein MTQTAPQPNHELAADLRNSRLRQGLKHFIGGQWADSHGGETFETHSPVDNSLLTTVASGDASDIDRAARAAHDAFQTWREVSGQERRKILHRVADLIEARAQEIAVLESIDTGQAIRFMKSAATRGAENFRFFADRAPGAADGQSLPAPGFINYTLRQPIGPVGVITPWNTPFMLSTWKIAPALAAGCTVVHKPAEWSPVTATLLAEIMDEAGLPGGVHNLVHGFGESAGKALTEHPLIKAVAFVGETTTGSHIMRQGADTLKRVHFELGGKNPVVVFDDADLDKALDAVVFMIYSLNGERCTSSSRVLIQDGIYDEFTARIAERAKNIRVGDPLDPDTEVGPLVHPRHFEKVMGYFDQAKKDGATIAAGGGRVGGEGNFVSPTLFVDARNDMRIAQEEIFGPVLTAIPFTDEADALALANDVQYGLAGYLWTNDLTRAHRFAQSLEAGMVWVNSENVRHLPTPFGGVKNSGIGRDGGDYSFDFYMETKNIAISLGTHKTARLGVGKPQPERDRIDGRLAE
- a CDS encoding fumarylacetoacetate hydrolase family protein, which gives rise to MKKARFIAGGRSLNGQLSNGKLIDAAGVAHTPDDVQFLLPVEPPKVIALALNYNDHAGELGLSQPKEPALFWKPNTTLLPHRGSVIYPRGAEFMHYEVELGVIIGRDARRVKAHDAMDYVGGYTIGNDLVVRDYVTNTFRPPMRGKGWDTFGPLGPYYVTADEIADPHDLKLTAHVNGELRQEGSTRDMIFSIPELIEHISRFMTLQKDDVILTGTPKGISHVRPGDVMTLEVEGLGTLINDIVEEDEDAEPIQGKESKEGEWDGR